ACCAAAGTAGGTATTGTCAGTGGAGGGGCCAGCAGTGATGTATATGCAGCGCTCGCTGATGGACTGGACTGTTTTGTCACAGGGGAAGTTGAACATCAGATCTACCATGATGCACAGGAATCGGGTATCACGGTCATTGGCGGCGGACACTACCAAACGGAAATCTTCGGGGTGCAGGCGCTCTCAGAACATATGAGGGATACGTTCGACCTTGATGTTTGTTTTATTGCCAACCCCACTGGCTTATAGTATAGTCAACACCATGGCACAGAAAGATACCAGCAGATTCATCCCGCTCATCTTGACCCTTGCGATCATTGCTTCTGACCAACTCAGCAAGGCGTGGGTGGTCGCCACCATCCCAGAGAACACAATAGGGTTTCGCTATCTTGGTGATTTCCTTGCGATTGTACATGTACGCAATACTGCTATTGCTTTCAGTATGGGGGATGGGCTTCCGATTGCTGTAAAGTTGCTGTTCTTCATCATCGTGCCAGTGATTTTGGTTATTGCGGTATGTGTTGTATACTTTTCACGGAAGATTCATCTTTCCGTTTTTCAGAGGTGGGTGCTTGCGCTCTTCCTGGGTGGCGGAACGGGGAATTTGATCGACCGAATTTTTAGGGGTTTTCGGGTAGTGGATTTTATCAGTGTAAAGGTCTATGGATTCCTTGGGTTTGAGCGATGGCCAACCTGGAACATTGCTGACGCTTCACTAGTTGTCAGTGGAATCCTCCTTGCCGCTAGTCTGCTCCTTGAAAACACCGAAACGAAGGAAGATAACAATGTCTAAGAAAATGAACACCGTTTGGTTTATGTTGGCGGCAACCGTACTGAACATCGTACTGATGATGGTCCTCTTCATCATCTGCTTTGTGCTCATCACTCGCTTTGTCGACCCAGACAGTTCCTTGATTCCCCTATGGTTGGGCCTTACCTTTCTGGTAAGTATCGGAGGGAGTTTCTGGGTATACTCACGAATCATCAAGTGGA
This sequence is a window from uncultured Sphaerochaeta sp.. Protein-coding genes within it:
- a CDS encoding leader peptide processing enzyme, which translates into the protein MSKKMNTVWFMLAATVLNIVLMMVLFIICFVLITRFVDPDSSLIPLWLGLTFLVSIGGSFWVYSRIIKWMNNKFNLEDNLSPLFNRKRKPKRRED
- the lspA gene encoding signal peptidase II, which gives rise to MAQKDTSRFIPLILTLAIIASDQLSKAWVVATIPENTIGFRYLGDFLAIVHVRNTAIAFSMGDGLPIAVKLLFFIIVPVILVIAVCVVYFSRKIHLSVFQRWVLALFLGGGTGNLIDRIFRGFRVVDFISVKVYGFLGFERWPTWNIADASLVVSGILLAASLLLENTETKEDNNV